From the Equus quagga isolate Etosha38 unplaced genomic scaffold, UCLA_HA_Equagga_1.0 207785_RagTag, whole genome shotgun sequence genome, the window GTGGGGAAGTTAGGCATGATAATAATCATCAAGATCAATCCAAAACTCCACACGATCACGTACTTTTTTCTTAGTCACTTGTCCTTTGTAGATTTCTGTTATTCTACCATAGTTACACCTAAACTGTTGGAGAACTTGATTGCAGAAGACAGAACCATCCCTTTCTCTGGTTGCATTCTacaattttgttttgcttgcatATTTGCTGTAACAGAAACTTTCATGTTAGCAGCGATGGCCTATGATCGTTTTGTGGCAGTTTGTAACCCCTTACTCTATACCACTATTATGTCCCAGAAGCTTTGTGCGCTTCTGGTGGCTGGGTCTTACTCATGGGGTATAGTGTGTGCCCTGACactcacatattttcttcttgcaTTATCCTATTGTGAGTCTAGcatcataaataattttatctgtGACTACTCTGTAATTGTTTCTgtctcctgctcagatccccaTATCAGCCAGATGCTGTGTTTTATTATTGCCATATTTAATGAGGGGAGCAGCCTGATGATTATTCTGCTGTCCTATATACTCATTTTTATCACTGTTATGAGGATGCCTTCTGCAAGTGGGCGCCAGAAAActttctccacctgtgcctcccatCTGACAGCCATCACCATCTTCCATGGAaccattcttttcctttactgtATCCCTAATCCTAAAACTTCTTGGCTCATAGTTAAAGTGGCTTCTGTGTTTTACACAGTGGTGATTCCTATGCTGAATCCTTTGATCTACAGCCTTAggaacaaagatgtgaaagacacATTCAGAAAATTAGTGGTCACAAAATTGCTTTGTCACTCAATATAATATTGttagattcattattttatttctgaaaaatttgatTTGCTATGCTATAGATTGTTCAACTCTTATACTGCAATTGATAATTCCaactattt encodes:
- the LOC124233632 gene encoding olfactory receptor 5D13-like; this translates as MLSKGNQSIIPTFILLGFSEYPELQIPLFLVFLSTYTVTVVGKLGMIIIIKINPKLHTITYFFLSHLSFVDFCYSTIVTPKLLENLIAEDRTIPFSGCILQFCFACIFAVTETFMLAAMAYDRFVAVCNPLLYTTIMSQKLCALLVAGSYSWGIVCALTLTYFLLALSYCESSIINNFICDYSVIVSVSCSDPHISQMLCFIIAIFNEGSSLMIILLSYILIFITVMRMPSASGRQKTFSTCASHLTAITIFHGTILFLYCIPNPKTSWLIVKVASVFYTVVIPMLNPLIYSLRNKDVKDTFRKLVVTKLLCHSI